Part of the Lysobacter enzymogenes genome is shown below.
AGCGGCAGCCGCCGTGGTCAGAAACATTAACAGGGCGATGGTCACGGCCGGGCCGATGGCGGGGGTCGAGGCCCGGCAGTCTGCACGCGCGGGCCGGCCACGGGCAAATCCCTGGCCGGCCCGGGACTTGCGATCCGCCGGCCGGGTTTGACAGGGCCCCGCGCGGTCTCTACCATTCCGCGGCTTATGTCAGCCGAAGTGCCACCTGGGCGGGTGCCCGAAGTTCTGGATGCCTGGCGCCTGGTGGCGGCACGGCGCGGCGTGGAAGGCCGTCTGCCGCTGTCGGCGCTGGACCGCCTGGCGGGTCTGCTGCACGACACCGACGGCGAAGTCCGGTTCTCGCTGGACTTCGACACCGACGAACTGCAGACGCCCTACGCCGAGCTGAAGATCGACGCCGCACTGCCGCTGCTGTGCCAGCGCACGCTGGAGCGGTTCGTGATGCCGGTGCAGATCGTGCAGCGCCTCGGACTGATCCGCGACGAGGCCGACGAAGCCGCGTTGCCGCCCGGCTACGAGCCGCTGCTGATGCCCGAAGACGGCATGCTGCGGCCCTCGGAGATGGTCGAGGACGAATTGATCCTCGCCGTGCCGGTGGTGCCGATGGCGCCGGGCAACGAGGCGGTCGAAAGCGACTGGCCGGCGCCCGCCGCCGAGCTGGAAGCCGCCAACCCGTTCGCGGCGTTGTCGGCGCTGAAGAAAAACAACTGACCCCAAGCCGCGCGTTTGGGTTCACAATACCCAGTTCCAACTCCGACCTGCAGGCATCGAGCGAGTCCTGCTAATCGGGCTTACGCTATCCACCTCAGGTTTCCACCGCTTTTCCGGAGCAAGACCATGGCCGTTCAGAAGTCCCGCGTCACCCCGTCCCGCCGCGGCCAGCGCCGTTCGCACGATGCGCTGACCAGCAAGCAGCTGGCCACCGATCCGACCACCGGCGAGACCCACATCCGCCACCACGTCACCGCCGACGGCTACTACCGCGGCAAGAAGGTGATCGACACCAAGTCGCGCGTCGCCGACGAGGAGTAATCCTCCCGGCCCGCCGCGGCGCGCGCTGGCAATGGCGCGCGTCGCCGCGATCTGGGCCGGCGGAGGGTGGCGTCCGCCATCGCGCCGGCACCGGTCGGACCGCCCCGGCGGTCCGCGACAACAGACCTGCGGCCCCCGCGGCTTCGTCTTCCGCCAGCTCTGCGCTGGCGGTCCTGTTTCTCGGTGGCCTGCGGGTGCGCGCGCGTACGCGACGCCCGCTCCTGCGCAGGCCGCCCCGGCATTCCGCGGAGCGGTGATGACAGATCGGATTTACGCCCGGATCGCGGGCACCGGCAGCTACCTGCCGGCCCAGGTGGTGACCAACGACGAGCTGGCCAAGCGCGTCGAGACCAGCGACGAATGGATCCGGACCCGTACCGGCATCCGCCAGCGCCATGTCGCCGCCGAAGGCGAAACCACCGTCGACCTGGCCTACCAGGCCTCGTTGCGCGCGCTCGAAGCCGCCGGCGTGCGGCCCGAGGAGATCGATCTGATCGTCCTGGGCACGACCACCCCGGACCTGATCTTCCCGTCCAGCGCCTGCCTGCTGCAGCACCGCCTGGGCGCCAACGGCTGCCCGGCCTTCGACGTCAACGCGGCCTGCTCGGGCTTCGTCTACGCGCTGACCGTGGCCGACAAGTTCATCCGTTCCGGCGCGGCCAAGACCGTGCTCGTGGTCGGCGCGGAAACCCTGACCCGGATGCTCGACTGGACCGACCGCTCGACCTGCGTGTTGTTCGGCGACGGCGCCGGCGCGGTCGTGCTCAAGGCCGACAGCGAGACCGGCATCCTCAGCACCCATCTGCACGCCGACGGCGGCAAGAAGGAACTGCTGTGGAATCCGGTCGGCGTCTCGGCCGGGTTCAAGCCGGACGAGCACAACGCCGGCGTGCGCGTGCTGATGACCGGCAACGAAGTGTTCAAGCACGCGGTCAAGGCGCTGGATTCGGTGGTCGAGGAGACCCTGGAAGCCAACGGCCTGGACCGCCACGAAATCGATTGGCTGATCCCGCATCAGGCCAACCTGCGCATCATCGAAGCCACGGCCAAGCGCCTGGACATGCCGATGGAGCGGGTGATCGTCACCGTCGACAAGCACGGCAACACTTCTTCGGGCTCGGTGCCGCTGGCGCTCGACGAAGCGGTGCGTTCGGGCAAGGTCCAGCGCGGCCAGTTGCTGCTGCTGGAAGCCTTCGGCGGCGGCTTCACCTGGGGTTCGGCGCTGCTGCGCTACTGAACCGGCGACAGGGGCGTCCGCTCCTGCGCGGAGCGGCGTCCCGACACGGGCCGGAAGCCCGTGCGAGGCGCCGCGCACAAGGAACCGCGTCATGGTGACCCGACTGAACCTGCAAGGCCGCACGGCCTGGCTCAAATCCTATGGCGGCGGCAGCCGCCGGCTGCGCCTGCGCGCGCTCGACCTGACCGCGCGCCGGCTCGGCGTGCCGTCGCTGCGGCCGCCGCCGCACCGGGTCGGCGCCGCCGCGCGCCAGACCGAACAGCGCCGCCTGCGCGAACTGGCCGCGGTCGACGTGCGCGTGCCGCGCATCCTCGGCGAAGGCGACACCTATCTGCTGCTCAGCGACATCGGCGAAACCCTGTCGGCGCGCCTGCGCCGTTCCTCGCCGCAGCAGGCGTACCGGCTGGTGACCCAGGCCGCGCACACGCTCGCGCAAGTGCACGCGCGCGGCGGCTACATCGGCCAGCCGCTGGCGCGCAACCTCACCGTCGACGAGCACGGCCGCATCGGCTTCATCGATTTCGAGGAAGACCCGGCCGAAGTCATGAGCGTGCAACAGGCGCAGATCCGCGACTGGCTGATCTTCGCCGCCGGCGCCTCGCGCTATTTCCGCGATCCGGACCAGGAGCTCAGCGCGATCATCGCCGAGTCGCTGCGCGGCGGCGCCGAGGAAGTGCGCCGCGGCGTCGGCGACGCCGCGGACCGGCTCGGGTTCGTGCAATCGTTGAGCCGCTGGCTCGGCCGGCGCGCGCGCGGCCTCGGCGGCGCGGTGCAGGCGCTGCGGCGCGCGGCGTGGCTGTGGATGCTGGCCGCGGTGTTGATCGGCCTCGGCGTGGATTTCGCGCCGGACCGCGACTTCGATTCGCTGCGGCAGATGGCCGAGTTGATCGACTGAGCTTCGCAACGCATGCCGCACGAGACGAACGGCCGCGGGGCGACCCGCGGCCGTTTTCTTATCGTCCGATCGCCGCGACGCACGAAGCCCGACTGTAGGAGCTGCGCGAGCTGCGACCGCGAATCCACAGTGACGACGCAAGCGAGGTTTCGCGGTCGCAGCTCGCCCAGCTCCTACAGTCGGGCCTCACACCGCCGAGGTCGGCCATCGCCGATCGACACGCCGAAACCACCGATCCCGCACAGCCGCTCGCGTCACATTGCGACGCGCTGTGACGCCGTACCGCCGAGTACAGACGATCGCCTGTTTTCGCCCGTATCATGCGCGCTTCGAACCGATACGGCAGTGCGCGTGAGCGACCAGCGACTTTCTTTCCTGTTCCCGGGCCAGGGCTCGCAATCGGTGGGCATGCTGGCCGAGCTGTCGGAACTGCACGCGGGCGTGCGCGAGGCGTTCGCCGAGGCCAGCGACGGCGCCGGCGTGGACCTGTGGGCGCTCAGCCAGGGCGGCCCGGAGGAGATGCTCAACCGCACCGAATACACCCAGCCGGCGCTGCTCGCCGCGGGCGTGGCGGTGTGGCGGCTGTGGCAGGCCCAGGGCGGCGCGCAACCGGCGCTGCTGGCCGGGCACAGCCTCGGCGAATACACCGCGCTGGTCGCCGCCGGCGCGCTGTCGCTGCGCGACGGCGCGCACCTGGTGCGCCTGCGCGGCCAGTTGATGCAGGACGCCGCGCCGAGCGGCGTCGGCGCGATGGCCGCGGTGCTCGGCGCCGAGGACGCGCTGGTCGAAGACATCTGCAAGGCCGTGTCCGGCAGCGAAGTGGTGGTGCCGGCCAATTACAACTCGCCCGGCCAGATCGTCATCGGCGGCCACGCCGCGGCGGTCGACAAGGCGCTGACCCGGCTGGCCGAATCCGGCGTGCGCAAGGCGGTCAAGCTGGCCGTCAGCGTGCCCTCGCACACCCCGCTGATGCGCGAAGCCGCGAACCGTCTGGCCGAGGCGATGGCCGGGCTGGACTGGCGCGCGCCGCAGCTGCCGGTGGTGCAGAACGTCGACGGCCAGGTCCATGCCAGCGTCGAGGCGATCCGCGACGCGCTGGTGCGCCAGCTGTACCTGCCGGTGCAGTGGACCGCCTGCGTGCAGGCGCTGGCCGCGCACGGCGTCCAGCGCGCCGCCGAGTGCGGGCCGGGCAAGGTCCTGACCGGGCTGGTCAAGCGCATCGACAAATCCATCGACGGCCGCGCCATCGGCACCCCGGCGGAGTTCGAGGCCGCCCTGGCCGAGTGGCGCTGAGTCCTCAGCCCGCCATCAGCCGAACACACGTCGCTTAACCGAGCGCTGCGCGCTACTCAATCGTCCCGCTACTCAACCACTCTTTCAGCCTGTAGGCTGGCCGCGCCCGGGCCCCGCGCCCGGCGGGCGGGGTCGCAGGACGCGGCGGTAGGCAGCAGCGGCGCAACCACGAGCATTACGGAGCAAAGCACATGAGCACGACCCCGCTTTCGGGCGAAATCGCGCTGGTCACCGGCGCCAGCCGCGGCATCGGCGCGGCCATCGCCGACGAACTGGCCGCGCTGGGCGCGACCGTGATCGGCACCGCCACCAGCGAATCCGGCGCCGCCGCGATCGGCGCGCGCCTGGCCGCGCACGGCGGCCACGGCCGGGTCCTGAACGTGGCCGATCCGGCCTCGGTCGACTCCCTGCTCGACGCGGTCGCCAAGGAGATCGGCGCGATCTCGATCCTGGTCAACAACGCCGGCATCACCCGCGACAACCTGCTCATGCGGATGAAGGACGAGGACTGGCAGGCCATCCTCGACACCAACCTCAGCAGCGTCTACCGCACCAGCAAGGCGGTGCTGCGCTCGATGATGAAGGCGCGCAAGGGCCGCATCATCAACATCGCCTCGGTGGTCGGCGTGACCGGCAACCCGGGCCAGGCCAACTACGCCGCCGCCAAGGCCGGCGTGATCGCTTTCAGCAAATCGCTGGCGCGCGAGATCGGCAGCCGCGGGGTGACCGTGAACGTCGTCGCGCCCGGCTTCATCGACACCGACATGACCCGCGACCTGCCGGAAGACGCGAAGAAGGCCATGTTCGACCAGATCGCGCTGGGCCGCTTCGGCGACCCGGCCGACATCGCCCGCGCGGTGGCGTTCCTGGCCGGCCCCGGGGCCGGCTACATCACCGGCGAAACGCTGCACGTCAACGGCGGCATGTACATGCCGTAAGGCCTTGACGTAGGCTAGTAAGCGATTGAACCCAAAGGAGTTTCGTCGACGCCGGGGGCCGGTCTCGCGAAACATCCCGATTCCATTAGACTATCCCATCGAAAAACCCCTCACGGGAGGAGCAACATCCATGAGCAGCATCGAAGAACGCGTTAAGAAGATCGTGGTCGAACAGCTGGGCGTCAAGGAAGAAGAAGTCACCAACAACGCTTCGTTCGTCGACGACCTCGGCGCGGATTCGCTCGACACCGTCGAGCTGGTGATGGCGCTTGAGGAAGAGTTCGAGTGCGAGATCCCGGACGAAGAAGCCGAGAAGATCACCTCGGTGCAGCAGGCGATCGATTACGTCAAGGCGCACGTCAAGTCGTAATCCGCCCCGGCGGCGCCGCTCGCAGAGTCTCGCGCGCGGCGGCCCCGCGGTATGGGTTGCGCATGCCTGACATGATCGAACCTGACATGATCGAATGAGCAACCACTCGGGGCCGCATTGCGGCCCCGCGCTTTTGCAGCCGGTGGATACGCCGGCGTAGCGTCGAACGATCGTCTCCGACCCGAGCGATCCTGCGCAGACTGATTCCAAGAGGTAAGGCTGAATGTCCAACCGTTCCTTCAACCGCCGCGTCGTCGTCACCGGTCTCGGCCTGGTCTCTCCGCTCGGCAACGATGTCGCCAGCAGCTGGGACGGCATCGTCGCCGGCCGCTCGGGCATCGGTCCGATCACCCATTTCGATCCCGCCGCGTTCACCACCCGCATCGCCGGCGAAGTGCGCGACTTCGACATCACCCGCTACGGGGTGAGCACGAAGGACGCGAAGAAAATGGACGAATTCATCCATTACGGCGTCGCCGCATCGCTGATGGCGTTGCAGGACGCCGGCATCGTCGTCGACGACTCCAACGCCGAGCGCATCGGCGCGCTGGTCGGCTCCGGCATCGGCGGCCTGCTCGGCATCGAGGAGCAGACCGTCAAGTTCCACGAGGGCGGCCCGCGCAAGATCTCGCCGTTCTACGTGCCCAGCACCATCATCAACATGCTGCCGGGGCAGATCTCGCTGATCACCGGCGCCAAGGGCCCGAACTTCTCCGCGGTCTCGGCCTGCGCCACGTCGAACCATTCGATCGGCATGGCCATGCGCATGATCCAGTACGGCGACGCCGACGTGATGGTCGCCGGCGGCGCCGAGCGCGGCTCCTCGCCGACCTCGGTCGGCGGCTTCTGCTCGATGAAGGCGATGTCGACCCGCAACGACGACCCGGCGCGCGCGTCGCGGCCGTGGGACAAGGACCGCGACGGCTTCGTGCTCGGCGACGGCGCCGGCATCCTGATCCTGGAGGAGTACGAACGGGCCAAGGCGCGCGGCGCGCGCATCTACTGCGAACTGGCCGGCTTCGGCGCCAGCTCCGACGCGTTCCACATGACCGCGCCGAGCGAGAACGGCGAAGGCCCGGCGCGCTGCATGGTCTCCGCGCTCAAGGACGCCGGCATCAACGCCGATCAGGTCGACTACCTCAACGCGCACGGCACCTCGACCCCGCTCGGCGACCTCGCCGAGACCCTGGCGATGAAGCGCGCGTTCGGCGACCACGCCTACAAGATGATGGTCAGCTCGACCAAATCGATGACCGGGCACCTGCTCGGCGCGGCCGGCGGCGCCGAGGCGATCTTCTCGGTGCTGGCGCTGCACCACGGTATCATCCCGCCGACCATCAACCTCGACGAGCCGGGCGAAGGCTGCGATCTGGACTACGTGCCGAACGTGGCGCGCGACAAGCAGGTCGACGTCGCGGTGTCGAACGGGTTCGGCTTCGGCGGGACCAACGGCACGCTGGTGTTCAAGCGGGTCTGATCGGTTTTTAGCGTCGCAACAAACCCGCGGGGCTTCGGCTCCGCGGGTTTTTCGTTTGTATGGCCGAGTGGCGCGGGGCCGCGCGGCGACCTGCGCGCCCGCGTACGATGCCGGCATGGCTCCCGACCCGACCCCCGAAGCGCGCTATTTCCAAGGCGAGCGACGTCTCCCGGCGCTGCCGCCGTTCGACCGCGGCCAGGCCTACGGCGACGCCCTGTTCGAAACCCTGCGCGCGCACCGCGGCGCGCTGCCGTGGTGGGACGCGCACTGGGCGCGGCTCGCGCAAGGCGCGCAGCGGCTCGGGCTGGCGCTGCCGGACCCGCGCCGGGTGCAGGCCGAGGCCGCGGAACTGCTCGACGGCAGCGATGCGGTGCTCAAGCTGATCCTCAGCCGCGGCGCCGGCGGCCGCGGCTATGCGCCGCCGGCGCAGGCCGAGGCGGGGCAGGCCGAGCCGGTATGGACGCTGTCGCGCCACCCGCTGCCGCCGCCGGCGCGCGCCGGCGGGCTGCGCCTGCGCTGGTGCGAGCTGCGCCTGGCCGAGCAGCCGGCGCTGGCCGGGCTCAAGCACTGCAACCGCCTGGAGCAGGTGCTGGCGCGCGCCGAGTGGGACGATCCGGGCATCGACGAGGGCCTGCTGCGCAACGCTTCGGGCGACGTCGTCTGCGCCACCGCCGCCAACGTGTTCGTCCTGCACGCGCAACGATGGACGACGCCGCCTGTGGACCGTTGCGGCGTGGCCGGCATCTGCCGCCAGCGCCTGATCGAACTCGGCGGGGCCACGGTGGCGCCGCTGAGCGTCGACCAACTGCAACGCGCCGATGCGATTTTCCTGTGCAACGCCGTGCGCGGTATCCTGCCGGTGGCGCGGCTCGGCGAGCGGCAATGGGCGCCGCATCCGGCTTTGGCCGAACTGCGGCGCCGGCTCGGCGACGCCCATCCCGCCTTCGTCCCCGGCGACGACTGAGCCGCCGCATCCGCGGCCGCCGGTCCGCGGCGGCGCGGCGGCCCCGGATCGTTCTGTGGAGGTTGCGTGGCGGCAAAGGAAAAGAAGGGCAAGCGCGGCTGCGGTTGCCTGATCGTGATCGTACTGTTGCTGGCGGCGCTGGCCGCGGCCGGCGGCTGGGCGTGGCAGCGTTACCTGAGCTTCGCCGACGCGCCGCTGCAGGGCCTGAGCCCGGACCAGAGCCTGCTGGTCGAGCGCGGCGATTCGCTGCCGACGGTGGTGCGCAAGCTGCGCGCGGCCGGCGTCGAGGTCGGCGAGGAAGTCGAATGGCGCTTGCTGGCCAAGCAGCTCGGCGCGGCCGGGCGCTTGCAGGTCGGCGAGTACGCGCTGGCGCCGGGCACCAGCCCGCGCGCGCTGCTGACCGCGATGCGCGACGGCAAGGTGGTCAGCCACCGTTTCGTGATCGTCGATGGCTGGAACATCCGCGACCTGCGCGCGGCGCTGGCGCGCGCCGACAAGCTCAAGCAGCAGGCCGCCCAGCTCGACGACGCGGCGCTGATGAAAGCGCTCGGCAAGGGC
Proteins encoded:
- a CDS encoding YceD family protein; the encoded protein is MSAEVPPGRVPEVLDAWRLVAARRGVEGRLPLSALDRLAGLLHDTDGEVRFSLDFDTDELQTPYAELKIDAALPLLCQRTLERFVMPVQIVQRLGLIRDEADEAALPPGYEPLLMPEDGMLRPSEMVEDELILAVPVVPMAPGNEAVESDWPAPAAELEAANPFAALSALKKNN
- the rpmF gene encoding 50S ribosomal protein L32 — translated: MAVQKSRVTPSRRGQRRSHDALTSKQLATDPTTGETHIRHHVTADGYYRGKKVIDTKSRVADEE
- a CDS encoding beta-ketoacyl-ACP synthase III, yielding MTDRIYARIAGTGSYLPAQVVTNDELAKRVETSDEWIRTRTGIRQRHVAAEGETTVDLAYQASLRALEAAGVRPEEIDLIVLGTTTPDLIFPSSACLLQHRLGANGCPAFDVNAACSGFVYALTVADKFIRSGAAKTVLVVGAETLTRMLDWTDRSTCVLFGDGAGAVVLKADSETGILSTHLHADGGKKELLWNPVGVSAGFKPDEHNAGVRVLMTGNEVFKHAVKALDSVVEETLEANGLDRHEIDWLIPHQANLRIIEATAKRLDMPMERVIVTVDKHGNTSSGSVPLALDEAVRSGKVQRGQLLLLEAFGGGFTWGSALLRY
- a CDS encoding phosphotransferase; this encodes MVTRLNLQGRTAWLKSYGGGSRRLRLRALDLTARRLGVPSLRPPPHRVGAAARQTEQRRLRELAAVDVRVPRILGEGDTYLLLSDIGETLSARLRRSSPQQAYRLVTQAAHTLAQVHARGGYIGQPLARNLTVDEHGRIGFIDFEEDPAEVMSVQQAQIRDWLIFAAGASRYFRDPDQELSAIIAESLRGGAEEVRRGVGDAADRLGFVQSLSRWLGRRARGLGGAVQALRRAAWLWMLAAVLIGLGVDFAPDRDFDSLRQMAELID
- the fabD gene encoding ACP S-malonyltransferase; translation: MSDQRLSFLFPGQGSQSVGMLAELSELHAGVREAFAEASDGAGVDLWALSQGGPEEMLNRTEYTQPALLAAGVAVWRLWQAQGGAQPALLAGHSLGEYTALVAAGALSLRDGAHLVRLRGQLMQDAAPSGVGAMAAVLGAEDALVEDICKAVSGSEVVVPANYNSPGQIVIGGHAAAVDKALTRLAESGVRKAVKLAVSVPSHTPLMREAANRLAEAMAGLDWRAPQLPVVQNVDGQVHASVEAIRDALVRQLYLPVQWTACVQALAAHGVQRAAECGPGKVLTGLVKRIDKSIDGRAIGTPAEFEAALAEWR
- the fabG gene encoding 3-oxoacyl-ACP reductase FabG, with translation MSTTPLSGEIALVTGASRGIGAAIADELAALGATVIGTATSESGAAAIGARLAAHGGHGRVLNVADPASVDSLLDAVAKEIGAISILVNNAGITRDNLLMRMKDEDWQAILDTNLSSVYRTSKAVLRSMMKARKGRIINIASVVGVTGNPGQANYAAAKAGVIAFSKSLAREIGSRGVTVNVVAPGFIDTDMTRDLPEDAKKAMFDQIALGRFGDPADIARAVAFLAGPGAGYITGETLHVNGGMYMP
- the acpP gene encoding acyl carrier protein, whose amino-acid sequence is MSSIEERVKKIVVEQLGVKEEEVTNNASFVDDLGADSLDTVELVMALEEEFECEIPDEEAEKITSVQQAIDYVKAHVKS
- the fabF gene encoding beta-ketoacyl-ACP synthase II; translated protein: MSNRSFNRRVVVTGLGLVSPLGNDVASSWDGIVAGRSGIGPITHFDPAAFTTRIAGEVRDFDITRYGVSTKDAKKMDEFIHYGVAASLMALQDAGIVVDDSNAERIGALVGSGIGGLLGIEEQTVKFHEGGPRKISPFYVPSTIINMLPGQISLITGAKGPNFSAVSACATSNHSIGMAMRMIQYGDADVMVAGGAERGSSPTSVGGFCSMKAMSTRNDDPARASRPWDKDRDGFVLGDGAGILILEEYERAKARGARIYCELAGFGASSDAFHMTAPSENGEGPARCMVSALKDAGINADQVDYLNAHGTSTPLGDLAETLAMKRAFGDHAYKMMVSSTKSMTGHLLGAAGGAEAIFSVLALHHGIIPPTINLDEPGEGCDLDYVPNVARDKQVDVAVSNGFGFGGTNGTLVFKRV
- the pabC gene encoding aminodeoxychorismate lyase, encoding MAPDPTPEARYFQGERRLPALPPFDRGQAYGDALFETLRAHRGALPWWDAHWARLAQGAQRLGLALPDPRRVQAEAAELLDGSDAVLKLILSRGAGGRGYAPPAQAEAGQAEPVWTLSRHPLPPPARAGGLRLRWCELRLAEQPALAGLKHCNRLEQVLARAEWDDPGIDEGLLRNASGDVVCATAANVFVLHAQRWTTPPVDRCGVAGICRQRLIELGGATVAPLSVDQLQRADAIFLCNAVRGILPVARLGERQWAPHPALAELRRRLGDAHPAFVPGDD